Proteins co-encoded in one Verrucomicrobiia bacterium genomic window:
- a CDS encoding tetratricopeptide repeat protein, with protein MRKCIQAGGNFLTWRRLSSISKAVTPLAELSKNTRLCAAGLFLLTVMLFYPASGFQFLTYDDSAYVVHNKYVKQGLNEVTVRWAFTGPHHSMWHPLTSLSHLLDVEMFGLSPQAHHTVNILIHGVNAVVLYLWLLVVFRLPLRALIVAAIFAWHPLRVESVAWVAERKDVLCTLCWLLTLHAYTRYVRKPGKASYLLTLGSFALAVMAKPMSVTLPAVLLLLDGWPFKRLGAGFSAEGNALPIDRKLIFQRIVEKIPFFCLSLFLAVITVKAQQEGEVLKMMTDTTLADRVGNALVSYVRYLGLLLWPVNLAVLYPHPGRWPVGVEVAALAVLGGVSYLCWRFRRSQPWWLVAWIWFLITLLPVSGLIQAGGAALANRYSYISTIGLICAAVWTLAEWAAKQPETRRKPAGVTVFAVLMSCVVLTLAALPFWRDTETLFREALRVAKANSVAYMVLGEALLDKGKPEAAMVEVSHGIMQFPEDGRLHLLVGRILLELNRPDQALEALSNAAKFNAKLDEVDFHMARSLRRMGRAEEARALLVRYLEKQPDNSSAWNNLGGIQAEQRDIAGAEKSFRNALATDAALVEARKNLVRLLAVGGRSQEALKELQAGLKFAPDNADLWFQNGLLQEEAGDLARARGSFEMAAKLKPNWSLPKESLIWLLIQQPQISTKDARLSVMLLSELLNHYGAEVPLRVAELQACTAAANGRFDEAVEMAGKVRGAFQKNGDQQGVARVESQITAFRAKQRWLPGK; from the coding sequence ATGCGGAAGTGCATCCAGGCAGGCGGCAACTTTTTGACTTGGCGCCGGCTTTCCAGTATCTCCAAGGCCGTGACTCCACTGGCAGAACTGTCCAAGAACACGCGTCTTTGCGCGGCAGGATTATTTTTGCTCACAGTGATGCTCTTCTACCCGGCCTCCGGCTTCCAGTTCCTGACCTATGATGATTCAGCCTATGTCGTTCACAACAAGTATGTGAAACAGGGGCTTAACGAAGTGACGGTCCGCTGGGCATTCACCGGCCCGCATCACTCGATGTGGCATCCTCTGACATCGCTGAGTCATCTGCTCGATGTTGAGATGTTCGGTCTTAGTCCGCAGGCACATCATACGGTGAATATCTTGATCCATGGAGTGAATGCAGTGGTGCTGTATCTGTGGCTGCTGGTGGTGTTCCGGCTGCCGTTGCGGGCCTTGATCGTGGCGGCGATCTTTGCGTGGCATCCGCTGCGGGTGGAATCGGTGGCGTGGGTGGCGGAACGGAAGGATGTGTTATGCACTTTGTGCTGGTTGCTGACGTTGCATGCCTACACGCGTTATGTGCGCAAGCCGGGAAAGGCTTCGTATTTGCTGACTTTAGGGTCATTCGCACTGGCGGTGATGGCGAAGCCGATGAGTGTGACCCTGCCTGCAGTTTTGCTTTTGCTGGATGGCTGGCCGTTCAAAAGGTTGGGAGCGGGGTTCTCAGCAGAGGGTAACGCGTTGCCGATCGATCGGAAGCTGATCTTCCAGAGGATAGTGGAAAAAATCCCGTTCTTCTGCCTTAGCCTGTTTCTTGCCGTGATCACGGTGAAAGCTCAACAAGAGGGTGAAGTGCTGAAGATGATGACGGACACGACGCTGGCAGATCGTGTCGGCAACGCGCTGGTATCATATGTCCGCTACCTCGGATTGCTGCTGTGGCCGGTGAATCTGGCGGTGCTTTATCCGCATCCGGGCCGGTGGCCGGTGGGGGTGGAAGTCGCTGCGCTGGCGGTATTGGGTGGAGTCTCTTATCTATGCTGGCGGTTCCGCAGGTCGCAGCCGTGGTGGTTGGTGGCGTGGATTTGGTTCCTGATCACGTTGCTGCCGGTAAGCGGTTTGATCCAGGCAGGAGGCGCGGCGCTGGCGAACCGTTACTCCTATATCAGTACCATCGGATTGATTTGTGCGGCAGTGTGGACGCTGGCCGAATGGGCGGCTAAGCAGCCTGAGACGCGGCGTAAACCGGCCGGGGTGACGGTGTTCGCGGTCCTCATGAGCTGTGTAGTGCTGACGCTGGCGGCATTGCCTTTTTGGCGGGATACAGAAACGCTTTTCCGCGAGGCGTTGCGGGTGGCCAAAGCGAATTCAGTCGCTTATATGGTTCTGGGCGAGGCATTGCTCGACAAAGGGAAACCGGAAGCGGCGATGGTGGAGGTGTCCCACGGGATCATGCAATTCCCTGAAGATGGCCGTTTGCATCTGCTGGTGGGGAGGATCCTGCTTGAATTGAACCGGCCAGACCAGGCGCTGGAAGCACTGAGCAATGCGGCCAAATTCAACGCGAAACTGGACGAGGTGGATTTCCACATGGCCAGATCGTTGCGGCGTATGGGCCGGGCGGAGGAGGCAAGGGCATTGCTGGTGCGGTATCTGGAAAAGCAGCCGGATAATTCCAGTGCGTGGAACAATTTGGGAGGCATCCAGGCGGAGCAGAGGGATATAGCGGGTGCTGAAAAAAGTTTTCGCAATGCGCTGGCCACTGATGCCGCCTTGGTGGAAGCGCGAAAGAATCTGGTCCGGCTGCTGGCGGTTGGCGGACGCAGCCAGGAGGCATTGAAAGAATTGCAGGCCGGACTGAAATTTGCGCCAGACAATGCGGATCTCTGGTTCCAAAACGGGTTGTTGCAGGAGGAGGCCGGTGATCTGGCGAGGGCGCGAGGCAGTTTTGAAATGGCGGCAAAGTTGAAGCCGAACTGGTCGCTCCCCAAGGAATCATTGATATGGCTGCTGATACAACAGCCGCAAATAAGCACGAAAGATGCCCGGTTGAGCGTGATGTTGCTCAGCGAGTTGCTGAATCATTATGGGGCAGAGGTGCCATTGCGCGTGGCTGAACTGCAGGCTTGTACAGCGGCGGCAAATGGACGCTTTGATGAAGCTGTGGAGATGGCTGGCAAGGTGCGTGGTGCATTCCAAAAAAATGGCGATCAGCAGGGAGTGGCGCGTGTAGAGTCACAAATCACGGCTTTCCGTGCCAAGCAACGTTGGCTGCCAGGGAAGTGA
- a CDS encoding PPC domain-containing protein, which translates to MKKSLAISLSTLAGAGSLMAVSPVLNGTFPAGGQRGTELEVEFRGQRLDDFQQVLFYSQGFEITKVTATNANSVKAMVKVAPNVLPGEHQLRLRTATGVSELRTFYVSPFTQVQEVDKPANDSKETAQKITANVTINGTVSREDTDVFALEAKKGQRIGVEVEGIRLGRDLFDPLVTVTKADGSKLAAADDTALLLQDPALTVIAPEDGTYYITIEEAPYERNRDAMYRLHIGNFPRPLAVYPAGGEAGEKLSVKFIGDASGEFAQEIALPGAKDPKFPVLANNGGLSAPSPNWLRVSDFPNVLEAEPNNDRTKASGSAQEAPLALNGIIEKNGDEDWFRFTAKKGQAWEINVYAQSIRSPLDTVLNVYDKDGKSLAGNDDSGSADSYLRFTAPADGEFFVRVTDHLGRGGPNYIYRAEIAPVAQTLTFSIPEVNRDDSQGRQSMVVPKGGRFMTMMSIKRNNFGGEVQFDPKGLPAGVKVDVDNIPGNLTSVPVVFEAAPDAAVGSTFVDLQGRLIEKDKDGKQTERTIPGGLDQKLNLVLGRPNNTIYYSTYADKLVVSVAEEAPFKIDIVEPKVPLVREGSMQLKIVATRKEGFDEPITIYMPFRPPGMGADSSATIAKGQKETTYTINANGGAETKVWRFPVLASATVKGAPLWTSSQMAKLEIGMPFVGLKFDLATAEQGQDSKVICKLEQKLPFEGKAKLKLMGLPNKVTTQDIEITKDMSEAVFPIKVDAQSPVGMHRNLYVSMIIEKDGEPITHNFGARGSLRIATPEKKTAEASAPTKTAAATPAAKK; encoded by the coding sequence ATGAAGAAGTCGTTGGCAATCTCGCTGAGCACCCTTGCCGGTGCTGGATCGCTCATGGCCGTATCCCCGGTCTTGAACGGCACCTTCCCTGCCGGTGGACAACGCGGCACAGAACTGGAAGTGGAGTTCAGGGGCCAACGCCTGGACGATTTCCAGCAGGTACTCTTCTACTCCCAAGGCTTTGAAATCACCAAGGTCACTGCCACCAATGCTAATTCCGTGAAAGCCATGGTGAAGGTCGCTCCGAATGTCCTGCCCGGCGAACATCAACTGCGCCTGCGCACGGCCACCGGCGTCTCCGAGCTTCGCACCTTCTATGTCAGCCCCTTCACCCAAGTGCAAGAGGTGGATAAACCGGCCAATGACAGCAAAGAGACGGCCCAAAAAATCACCGCGAATGTGACGATCAACGGCACCGTCAGCCGTGAAGATACCGATGTCTTCGCGCTCGAAGCCAAAAAAGGCCAGCGCATCGGCGTAGAAGTGGAAGGCATCCGTCTTGGTCGTGATCTCTTCGACCCGCTCGTCACTGTGACCAAAGCCGATGGCAGCAAGCTCGCTGCTGCCGATGACACGGCCCTGCTGTTGCAAGATCCGGCTTTGACCGTCATCGCGCCGGAAGATGGCACTTATTACATCACCATCGAGGAAGCTCCCTATGAACGCAATCGCGATGCCATGTATCGCCTGCACATCGGCAATTTCCCGCGTCCCCTCGCCGTTTATCCTGCTGGCGGCGAGGCCGGTGAAAAACTTTCTGTTAAATTTATCGGTGATGCTTCCGGAGAATTCGCCCAGGAAATCGCTCTGCCCGGGGCAAAGGATCCGAAGTTCCCCGTCTTGGCAAATAATGGCGGTCTGTCTGCCCCTTCTCCAAACTGGCTGCGCGTCTCCGATTTTCCGAACGTCCTCGAAGCCGAACCGAACAATGACCGCACCAAAGCCTCCGGTAGCGCTCAAGAAGCACCGCTCGCTTTGAACGGCATCATTGAGAAAAACGGTGATGAAGATTGGTTCCGCTTCACCGCGAAGAAAGGTCAGGCTTGGGAGATCAATGTTTACGCCCAAAGCATCCGCTCTCCGCTGGATACCGTGCTGAACGTCTACGACAAGGACGGCAAGAGCCTCGCAGGCAATGACGATTCCGGCAGCGCCGACAGCTACCTGCGGTTCACCGCTCCCGCTGATGGCGAGTTCTTCGTCCGCGTGACCGATCACTTGGGCCGCGGTGGCCCCAATTACATCTACCGTGCCGAGATCGCCCCAGTCGCGCAAACGCTCACATTCAGCATCCCTGAAGTGAATCGTGATGATTCGCAAGGCCGCCAATCCATGGTCGTCCCGAAAGGTGGCCGCTTCATGACCATGATGAGCATCAAGCGGAACAACTTCGGCGGCGAAGTTCAGTTCGACCCCAAGGGCCTCCCCGCTGGTGTGAAGGTGGATGTGGATAATATCCCCGGCAACCTCACCAGCGTCCCCGTCGTGTTTGAAGCCGCACCTGATGCCGCTGTAGGTTCCACGTTCGTGGACTTGCAAGGTCGCCTCATCGAGAAAGACAAGGACGGCAAACAGACCGAGCGCACCATCCCCGGTGGACTCGATCAAAAGCTGAACCTCGTTCTCGGTCGCCCGAACAACACCATCTATTACTCCACCTACGCCGACAAACTCGTGGTGTCCGTCGCCGAAGAAGCTCCCTTCAAGATCGACATCGTGGAACCCAAGGTCCCGCTCGTCCGCGAAGGCAGCATGCAATTGAAGATCGTGGCCACCCGCAAGGAAGGCTTCGATGAACCCATCACCATTTACATGCCCTTCCGTCCGCCTGGCATGGGCGCGGATTCCAGCGCCACGATCGCCAAGGGTCAGAAGGAAACCACCTACACCATCAACGCCAATGGTGGTGCAGAAACGAAAGTCTGGCGCTTCCCGGTGCTCGCTTCCGCCACCGTGAAAGGTGCGCCGCTCTGGACCTCTTCACAGATGGCCAAGCTCGAGATCGGCATGCCGTTCGTGGGTTTGAAGTTCGATCTCGCCACCGCCGAGCAAGGCCAGGATTCCAAGGTCATCTGCAAGCTCGAACAAAAACTGCCCTTCGAAGGCAAGGCCAAGCTCAAGCTCATGGGCTTGCCGAACAAGGTCACCACCCAAGACATCGAGATCACCAAAGACATGAGCGAGGCCGTGTTCCCCATCAAGGTGGACGCGCAAAGCCCCGTGGGCATGCATCGCAATCTCTATGTCTCGATGATCATCGAGAAAGATGGCGAACCCATCACGCATAACTTCGGTGCCCGTGGCAGCCTGCGCATCGCCACCCCGGAAAAGAAGACGGCTGAAGCCTCCGCCCCGACCAAGACCGCCGCCGCCACTCCGGCAGCGAAGAAGTAA
- a CDS encoding UTP--glucose-1-phosphate uridylyltransferase, with amino-acid sequence MSSLLHIITSPDATTRNQSLDAFARAGSLDELLTACTELDTFRRQADNLYERVRALFFLYALHRFHIPQKLAVVAQAPSPANSRTGAPACPLIPFPGYEQLLNRRFEEAIDIFLKSQSTDGPSDGISSALAAAYHRLAFQTLADQVRRSVRTVRGNQWMFRMGHPADQPLRLRPELFQRAADGTYPILREQTPVRMDLTHSAWSDIFFLGMDYPEGAKVLNISVDLGVHGRDNTTRPPVSAWLRVIDEPVLRLTSVDLGATSDIDSLSDIFDFAKDYLGLLKAAVIASGIVPPGIEGSGQSLAELLARIVGPGKGLEIVSCVNDIPKGSRLAVSTNLLGSLISVCMRATGQAASLTGPLEESERRLVLARALLGEWLGGSGGGWQDSGGVWPGIKLITGKTAHEEDPEFGISRGRLMPTHHVFSRDEIPDSARQALQDSLVVVHGGMAQNVGPILEMVTEKYLLRSEAEWHGRQEALGVLDEVINALKRGDIKAVGAATTRNFRKPIQTIIPWASTYFTEQLIAKAEAAFGQDFWGFWMLGGMSGGGMGFIFAPERKREAQQRMQQIMLETKRELQHALPFAMDPVVFDYSINEHGTVADLLHGEHAIMPANYYALTVPGMLRRDLQTLPIARRAELDKFGAAARNKPELRGMVQTLFDVLLPKGKSEKIQGASLDELLEQNGFDRNQHEQIRTDLKEGRIGLAQNRLRADTQIEDVVSTEVTELSNDLVNRKSQIVNLGEAALRNGELAIISLAAGAGSRWTGGAGTCKALHPFAKLGGKHRTFIEAHLAKSRQASEKYGISIPHVFTTGYLTHQPTVDFLARVKNYNYSGPLHLSPGKSVGQRLIPTVRDLRFQWEEMPQQRLDEQQQKVRESLRHALMNWARSAGEASDYTDNLPLQCLHPVGHFYEVPNLLRNGVMAALLKERPQLKYLMLHNIDTLGANPDPALLGQHIQSGACLTFEVITRRLEDRGGGLAKVNGRMRFVEGLAMPREEAEFRLSYYNSNTAWIDLDKFLGILGLTREDILAADDTKITAAIRALAAKLPTYITLKDVKKRWGHGQEDVFPVAQFEKLWGDLTALPEIDSCFVVVPRARGQQLKDQAQLDGWLRDGSAAYVENLCAWS; translated from the coding sequence ATGAGTTCTTTGCTGCACATCATCACCTCGCCCGACGCCACCACGCGCAACCAATCCCTCGACGCCTTCGCCCGCGCCGGGTCCTTGGATGAACTGCTCACCGCCTGTACCGAACTCGACACCTTTCGCCGTCAGGCCGACAACCTCTACGAACGCGTCCGCGCCCTGTTCTTCCTCTACGCGCTCCATCGCTTCCACATTCCCCAGAAGCTAGCCGTAGTGGCGCAGGCGCCCTCGCCTGCGAATAGTCGGACAGGCGCCCCCGCCTGTCCCCTAATCCCTTTCCCGGGCTACGAACAACTCCTGAACCGCCGCTTCGAAGAAGCCATCGACATCTTCCTGAAATCCCAGTCCACCGATGGCCCCAGTGACGGCATCAGCTCTGCCCTCGCCGCCGCTTATCATCGTCTCGCTTTCCAAACGCTGGCCGATCAAGTCCGCCGCAGCGTCCGCACTGTCCGTGGCAATCAATGGATGTTCCGCATGGGCCATCCTGCTGATCAACCCCTGCGCCTGCGCCCGGAATTGTTTCAACGCGCCGCCGATGGCACCTATCCCATCCTGCGCGAGCAAACGCCCGTGCGCATGGACCTCACGCACTCCGCGTGGTCGGATATTTTCTTCCTCGGGATGGATTACCCCGAAGGCGCGAAAGTCCTGAACATCTCCGTGGACCTCGGCGTACATGGCCGCGACAACACCACGCGCCCGCCCGTCAGCGCCTGGCTCCGTGTCATCGATGAACCCGTCTTGCGCCTCACTTCCGTTGACTTGGGTGCCACATCAGACATCGATTCCCTCAGCGACATTTTCGATTTCGCAAAAGATTACCTTGGCCTGCTGAAAGCCGCCGTCATCGCCTCCGGCATCGTTCCACCCGGCATTGAAGGCTCCGGCCAATCCCTCGCTGAATTGCTCGCCCGCATCGTCGGACCCGGCAAAGGCTTGGAGATCGTCTCCTGCGTGAACGATATCCCGAAAGGTTCACGCCTCGCCGTCAGCACGAATCTCCTCGGCTCACTCATCAGCGTCTGCATGCGTGCCACTGGCCAAGCGGCATCGCTCACCGGCCCGCTCGAAGAATCTGAACGCCGCCTTGTACTTGCACGCGCTTTGCTCGGCGAATGGCTCGGCGGCTCCGGTGGCGGCTGGCAAGATTCCGGCGGTGTCTGGCCCGGCATCAAGCTCATCACTGGCAAGACCGCGCATGAAGAAGATCCCGAGTTCGGCATCTCCCGTGGCCGCCTCATGCCCACGCATCATGTGTTCAGCCGCGATGAGATTCCCGACTCCGCGCGTCAAGCATTGCAAGATTCCCTCGTTGTCGTCCACGGCGGCATGGCGCAAAACGTCGGCCCCATCCTCGAGATGGTCACTGAGAAATACCTGCTCCGTAGCGAAGCCGAATGGCATGGCCGCCAGGAAGCCCTCGGCGTGCTTGATGAAGTCATCAACGCGTTGAAGCGCGGCGACATCAAAGCCGTCGGCGCTGCCACCACACGCAATTTCCGCAAGCCCATCCAGACCATCATCCCTTGGGCTTCCACCTATTTCACCGAGCAACTGATCGCCAAGGCGGAAGCCGCGTTTGGTCAAGATTTCTGGGGCTTCTGGATGCTCGGCGGCATGAGCGGTGGCGGCATGGGCTTCATCTTCGCCCCCGAGCGCAAGCGCGAAGCCCAGCAGCGCATGCAACAGATCATGCTGGAGACGAAGCGCGAACTGCAGCACGCCCTGCCCTTCGCAATGGACCCCGTTGTGTTCGATTACAGCATCAACGAACACGGCACTGTCGCCGACCTGCTCCACGGCGAACACGCCATCATGCCTGCGAATTACTACGCCCTCACCGTCCCCGGTATGTTGCGTCGCGATCTGCAAACCCTGCCCATCGCCCGTCGCGCGGAACTCGACAAATTCGGTGCCGCTGCCCGCAACAAACCCGAACTGCGCGGCATGGTACAAACCCTCTTCGACGTCCTCCTGCCCAAAGGCAAATCCGAGAAAATACAAGGCGCCTCGCTGGATGAACTCCTCGAACAAAACGGCTTCGACCGCAATCAGCACGAACAGATCCGCACTGATCTAAAAGAAGGCCGCATCGGCCTAGCCCAAAACCGCCTTCGCGCTGACACACAAATCGAAGACGTTGTTTCTACAGAAGTAACCGAACTCTCCAACGACCTCGTAAATCGTAAATCCCAAATCGTAAATCTCGGCGAAGCCGCCTTGCGCAACGGCGAACTCGCCATCATCAGCCTCGCTGCTGGCGCCGGTTCCCGCTGGACCGGTGGTGCGGGCACGTGCAAAGCACTGCATCCCTTTGCCAAGCTCGGCGGCAAACATCGCACGTTCATCGAGGCACACCTGGCCAAGTCACGCCAAGCCTCGGAAAAATACGGCATCAGCATCCCACACGTCTTCACCACCGGCTATCTCACGCATCAGCCCACGGTGGATTTCCTCGCGCGCGTTAAGAATTACAATTACTCCGGCCCGCTTCACCTCTCCCCCGGCAAGAGCGTCGGCCAGCGCCTCATACCGACCGTGCGCGATTTGCGTTTCCAGTGGGAAGAGATGCCGCAGCAACGCCTTGATGAACAGCAACAGAAAGTCCGCGAAAGCCTGCGTCACGCCCTCATGAACTGGGCGCGCAGTGCCGGTGAAGCCAGCGATTACACGGACAACCTCCCGCTCCAATGCCTGCACCCCGTCGGTCATTTCTACGAAGTGCCGAATCTCCTGCGCAACGGCGTGATGGCTGCGTTACTGAAAGAACGTCCGCAGCTCAAATACCTGATGCTGCATAATATCGACACGCTCGGCGCGAACCCTGATCCAGCCCTGCTCGGCCAGCACATCCAGAGCGGAGCGTGTCTAACATTTGAAGTCATCACCCGCCGCTTGGAAGATCGTGGCGGCGGTCTCGCCAAGGTAAATGGCCGCATGCGTTTTGTCGAAGGCCTCGCCATGCCGCGCGAAGAAGCCGAGTTCCGCCTCAGCTATTACAACTCCAACACTGCGTGGATTGACCTCGATAAATTCCTCGGCATCCTCGGCCTCACTCGCGAAGACATCCTCGCGGCCGACGACACCAAGATCACCGCCGCCATCCGTGCCTTGGCTGCGAAGCTACCCACCTACATCACGCTCAAAGACGTGAAAAAGCGTTGGGGCCATGGCCAGGAAGACGTGTTCCCCGTCGCCCAATTCGAGAAGCTATGGGGTGATCTCACCGCCTTGCCGGAGATCGACAGCTGCTTCGTCGTCGTGCCGCGAGCGCGTGGTCAGCAACTTAAAGATCAGGCTCAACTGGACGGCTGGCTCCGCGATGGCTCCGCTGCCTATGTGGAAAATCTCTGCGCGTGGTCGTAA
- a CDS encoding PQQ-binding-like beta-propeller repeat protein, whose product MLSQNVSFSWRVVSAGILLVAFTAGAANWPSWRGLNDGSSKVQEEGLPTRWSATENVKWRIDLPDRGNSTPVIWGDKIFVTQAVESDNQRTVMCFSKRDGKLLWKEGVVYAKAERTHKDNPYCAASPVVDGERVIVTHGSAGVFCYDLSGKEVWRRDLGPQAHEWGNASSPVIHGDNVFIFHGPGKGSFLVALNKKTGKEVWRFNEPTFDFSDRIDGFKGKKDGIEGSFSTPIVIKVDGREELVMSFPKFVRAFDPKTGKELWRCDGLNPLVYTSLIYGDGVLVAMGGFFGNSLAVKPGGSGDVTATHRLWHTERDKGYIGTGVIKDGHIYYHNTGSLFACQDLKTGKVLWEERAAGVGAKAGTWGSMLLVGDEIYMPNQSGDVVIIKANPKFEVVAVNTVKEYSNSTLAVSDGEIFFRTWKSLWCISPRKQTVSIK is encoded by the coding sequence ATGTTAAGCCAAAACGTTTCTTTCTCATGGCGAGTGGTGTCAGCGGGGATTTTGCTGGTGGCATTCACGGCGGGTGCGGCGAACTGGCCTTCGTGGCGCGGACTCAATGATGGTTCCAGCAAGGTGCAGGAGGAAGGGTTGCCCACCCGCTGGAGCGCAACAGAGAATGTGAAGTGGCGCATCGACTTGCCGGATCGTGGTAATTCCACGCCGGTGATCTGGGGTGATAAGATTTTTGTGACCCAGGCGGTCGAATCGGACAATCAGCGCACGGTGATGTGCTTCAGCAAGCGCGATGGCAAGCTGCTGTGGAAAGAGGGCGTGGTCTATGCCAAAGCGGAGCGGACGCATAAGGACAATCCGTATTGCGCAGCGTCACCGGTGGTGGATGGAGAACGGGTCATCGTGACGCACGGTTCGGCTGGCGTGTTCTGCTACGATCTGAGCGGCAAGGAAGTGTGGCGTCGTGATTTGGGACCGCAGGCACACGAGTGGGGTAATGCATCATCGCCTGTCATTCATGGTGATAATGTCTTCATCTTTCATGGACCGGGCAAAGGGTCGTTCTTGGTGGCGTTGAATAAAAAGACGGGCAAGGAAGTGTGGCGCTTCAACGAGCCGACGTTTGATTTCAGTGATCGCATCGATGGATTCAAGGGCAAGAAGGACGGTATCGAAGGTTCCTTCAGCACGCCGATCGTCATCAAGGTGGATGGACGGGAAGAATTGGTGATGAGCTTCCCGAAGTTCGTGCGGGCGTTTGATCCGAAGACGGGCAAGGAATTGTGGCGCTGCGATGGGTTGAATCCGTTGGTGTATACCTCACTCATCTATGGGGATGGCGTGTTGGTGGCGATGGGTGGGTTCTTCGGCAATTCACTGGCGGTGAAGCCGGGCGGCAGTGGTGATGTGACGGCGACGCATCGTCTGTGGCACACGGAGCGGGACAAAGGCTACATCGGCACCGGTGTGATCAAAGACGGGCATATCTATTATCACAATACAGGCAGCCTTTTCGCATGTCAGGATCTCAAAACGGGCAAGGTGCTTTGGGAGGAACGCGCAGCAGGTGTGGGCGCCAAGGCCGGGACGTGGGGCTCCATGCTGCTGGTGGGCGATGAGATTTATATGCCGAACCAGTCGGGTGATGTGGTGATCATCAAGGCGAACCCGAAGTTCGAAGTGGTGGCGGTGAACACGGTGAAGGAATACTCAAACTCGACACTGGCTGTGTCTGATGGCGAGATTTTCTTTCGTACGTGGAAGAGCTTGTGGTGCATCTCGCCGAGAAAACAAACGGTGTCGATCAAGTGA
- a CDS encoding sugar phosphate nucleotidyltransferase: MRDVRKAVITAAGRNQRALALQTLVDRDGESRTALHILLNEAVSAGCEDIAVVIAPGDASAYATAAGEHARKVQFIEQRDPRGYGHAIYCTREFVGNQSFLHLVGDHLWVSRTDVSCAKQIVAIAAQQECAVSGVQPTKERELPNYGAIGGKLVSGGNGLYEVQNVLEKPTPTLAEQQLVVPGLRAGHYLCLFGLHVITPTIFGILEKQLATLKTGEKLPLSSALAQLARQEHYLAYEVAGARYDLGARYGVLTAQLALALEGKDRSEVLAQLLELLAQRAK, translated from the coding sequence ATGCGTGACGTCAGGAAAGCAGTCATCACCGCCGCCGGTCGGAACCAGCGCGCTCTCGCCCTCCAAACCCTTGTGGACCGCGATGGCGAATCCCGCACCGCCCTGCACATCCTCCTGAACGAGGCCGTCAGCGCTGGTTGTGAGGACATCGCCGTCGTCATCGCCCCCGGTGACGCCTCTGCCTACGCCACCGCCGCCGGTGAACACGCCCGCAAAGTCCAGTTCATCGAACAACGCGACCCACGTGGCTACGGTCATGCCATCTACTGCACGCGCGAATTCGTCGGCAACCAATCCTTCCTCCATCTCGTTGGCGATCACCTCTGGGTCAGCCGCACGGATGTGAGCTGCGCCAAACAGATCGTCGCCATCGCCGCGCAACAGGAATGCGCCGTCTCCGGTGTGCAACCCACCAAGGAACGCGAACTGCCCAACTACGGTGCCATCGGCGGCAAGCTCGTCTCCGGCGGCAATGGTCTCTATGAAGTGCAGAATGTCCTCGAAAAGCCCACGCCCACCTTGGCCGAGCAGCAACTCGTCGTCCCTGGTCTGCGTGCGGGGCATTACCTCTGCCTCTTCGGCCTGCACGTCATCACTCCGACTATTTTCGGCATCTTGGAGAAGCAACTCGCCACCTTGAAGACTGGCGAAAAACTTCCCCTCTCCTCCGCCCTTGCCCAACTCGCACGCCAGGAGCATTACCTCGCCTACGAAGTCGCCGGTGCCCGTTACGATCTCGGGGCGCGCTACGGCGTCCTAACTGCGCAACTCGCGCTCGCACTGGAAGGCAAGGACCGCAGTGAAGTCCTCGCGCAATTACTCGAACTCCTCGCCCAACGCGCCAAGTAA
- a CDS encoding alpha/beta fold hydrolase: MLGEIRNKQGERIDYTLHAGAPGSKNIVVLGHGVTGNKDRPFVVALAQGLEKAGLNALRISFSGNGASEGKFTDSHISKEVADLGSVLDALKGWNVGYIGHSMGGAVGVLRTSTDDRIQFLVSLAGMVHTKQFAEREFGMVSPGKGNMWDDEACPLSQEYMDDLRTLDTLVENARHIKVPWLLVHGTEDDVVFPQDSLDIFAQANQPVSLLQLKGSNHVFAGAHTAPMVEAVTAWVKARQNP; encoded by the coding sequence ATGCTCGGCGAAATCCGCAATAAACAAGGCGAACGCATCGATTATACCCTCCATGCGGGCGCACCCGGCTCCAAGAACATCGTCGTCCTCGGCCACGGTGTCACCGGCAATAAAGACCGGCCCTTTGTCGTCGCCCTCGCCCAAGGTCTGGAGAAAGCGGGCCTAAACGCCCTCCGGATATCTTTCTCCGGCAATGGCGCATCCGAAGGCAAGTTCACCGACTCCCACATCTCCAAGGAAGTCGCCGATCTCGGCTCCGTGCTCGATGCCTTGAAGGGTTGGAATGTGGGCTACATCGGCCACAGCATGGGCGGCGCCGTCGGCGTTCTCCGCACCAGTACTGATGACCGCATCCAGTTCCTCGTCTCCCTTGCAGGCATGGTCCACACCAAGCAATTCGCAGAACGCGAATTCGGCATGGTGTCACCCGGCAAAGGTAACATGTGGGACGACGAAGCCTGCCCCCTCTCCCAAGAATACATGGATGACCTCCGCACCCTGGATACGCTAGTGGAGAACGCCCGGCACATCAAAGTCCCCTGGCTCCTTGTCCACGGCACTGAAGACGATGTCGTCTTTCCTCAAGACTCCCTCGACATCTTTGCTCAAGCCAACCAACCCGTGAGCCTCCTCCAACTTAAAGGTTCCAACCACGTCTTCGCGGGAGCACACACCGCACCCATGGTCGAAGCCGTCACCGCCTGGGTGAAAGCTCGCCAGAATCCATAG